In Beijerinckiaceae bacterium, the sequence AAGCGATTATGGCGCCGGCCATCACCAGCGGCGAGAAAGAGCGGACCGAACCCGTGGTGGCGCCGGCCGAATCTCAGGTCGCGCTGCTCGACCAGCATGATCTGGAATTGCGTTCCATGATAGATGCCGTCCGCAAGCGGATTTTCGATGCGGCGGACGACGTGGGCGCCCGTTTTCCCGAAGAGGCGCGCAAAATCCATAATGGCCTCCTACCCGAACGTCCGATTCATGGCCGTGCGAGTTTCGACGAAGCGCGCGCGCTGATCGAAGAGGGCGTCGGAATTTGGCCGGTTCCGCCCTTGCCGGACGAACACAATTAATTTCACGCATGTAGCCAATTTGGGCGTGGCGGTCGGACGCGGCGCTGTTGCATATCGAAAGCCTGCATGGAATATTGCGGTTGTTCGAGCAACGAATTTGCGGGGAATCCGAATGGCGGACCGTGGCGGAAACAGGGGTGGTAACGGCAACGCCGTGGCGTTTCCGCGCAAATCATTTTT encodes:
- a CDS encoding DUF1178 domain-containing protein; translation: MIKFALLCARGHEFESWFQSGDAFETQAQARLVHCPFCQVTEVSKAIMAPAITSGEKERTEPVVAPAESQVALLDQHDLELRSMIDAVRKRIFDAADDVGARFPEEARKIHNGLLPERPIHGRASFDEARALIEEGVGIWPVPPLPDEHN